Proteins encoded by one window of Enterococcus faecalis:
- a CDS encoding ABC transporter permease: protein MNKKVPYLIVAPGLVLLLFFLMIPLITSILPTIFTDHGLTLNQYVTFFKDDYNVSIFWRTIRVSLIVTGISIVLGIPTAYFIAGVSKKWRGFLMAMTLFPLLTNSVIRSFAWINILGKNGVVNTLLLKTGLIEQPLNLLYTEFAIIIGSVYLFLPTMIMTLVGVMENIEGEMLEAAETLGANPMTAFRKIVLPLSIPGTIVGSILVFTGTLTAYTTPQLLGGNQKMMMSTFLYQKANTLGDWQSASVLAFIMILTTLIVMKGLDMVAKKVDRREANHA from the coding sequence ATGAACAAGAAAGTTCCTTATTTAATTGTGGCACCGGGGCTAGTACTATTATTATTTTTCTTAATGATTCCATTAATTACTAGCATTTTGCCAACCATTTTTACTGATCATGGCTTGACACTAAATCAGTATGTTACTTTTTTTAAAGATGACTATAATGTTTCAATTTTCTGGCGAACGATAAGAGTTTCGTTAATTGTGACGGGTATTTCAATCGTGTTGGGCATTCCAACGGCATACTTTATTGCTGGGGTTTCCAAAAAATGGCGTGGGTTTTTAATGGCTATGACCTTGTTTCCACTATTAACCAATTCAGTTATTCGAAGTTTTGCTTGGATTAACATTTTAGGAAAAAACGGTGTAGTGAATACGTTGTTATTAAAAACAGGCTTAATTGAGCAACCGCTGAATTTATTGTATACAGAATTTGCAATTATTATCGGTTCAGTGTATTTATTTTTACCAACAATGATTATGACCTTAGTTGGGGTTATGGAAAACATTGAAGGAGAAATGCTAGAAGCGGCTGAGACGCTAGGCGCCAATCCAATGACGGCTTTTCGGAAAATTGTTTTACCTTTATCAATTCCAGGCACCATCGTAGGAAGTATATTAGTGTTTACAGGAACTTTAACGGCTTATACGACGCCACAGCTGTTAGGTGGTAACCAAAAAATGATGATGTCGACCTTCTTATATCAAAAGGCTAATACTTTAGGTGATTGGCAATCGGCGAGTGTTCTTGCATTTATTATGATTTTAACAACATTAATTGTGATGAAAGGCCTAGACATGGTCGCTAAGAAAGTAGATCGGAGAGAAGCAAATCATGCGTAA
- a CDS encoding ABC transporter permease, with protein MRKQKGLSVIAILVFLFLFLPLCLIVVTSFGTAAAIQFPIKGFTLDWYAKALQSETFMDSFKLSLLIGVLATVLALIVGIPASYALARYSVRGRNFIKSFFLSPTVIPGIVVGYTLFQYIVIKLGLPVFQGLLMGHFLISLPYIIRVVGSSMEQLDYSMEEVAWTLGCTRLRAFIQIVLPNVSSGIFAAFMLAFVNSFNNVPVSMFLSGPGVTMLPTSLLSYMEYNYDPTVSAISVLLMLLTMGLMFLIEKTLGLASIA; from the coding sequence ATGCGTAAGCAAAAAGGACTATCTGTTATTGCAATTCTAGTTTTTCTGTTTTTATTTTTACCATTATGTTTGATTGTGGTGACTTCTTTTGGAACAGCCGCAGCGATTCAATTTCCGATTAAAGGATTTACTTTAGATTGGTACGCCAAAGCATTACAATCGGAAACGTTTATGGACAGTTTTAAGTTAAGCTTGTTGATTGGGGTATTAGCGACTGTTTTAGCATTAATAGTAGGGATTCCGGCTTCCTATGCGCTGGCACGTTATTCCGTTCGCGGGCGCAACTTTATTAAAAGCTTTTTCTTATCCCCAACTGTGATTCCAGGAATTGTGGTCGGGTATACGTTATTTCAATATATTGTTATTAAATTAGGTTTGCCTGTCTTTCAAGGATTATTAATGGGGCATTTTTTAATTAGTTTGCCTTATATTATTCGAGTGGTTGGGTCAAGTATGGAACAACTAGATTATTCAATGGAAGAAGTAGCTTGGACATTAGGTTGTACAAGATTGCGAGCTTTTATTCAAATTGTTTTACCCAATGTGTCTTCAGGAATTTTTGCAGCCTTTATGTTAGCATTTGTCAATTCGTTTAACAATGTTCCTGTATCGATGTTTTTATCAGGTCCCGGTGTGACGATGCTGCCTACTTCTTTATTAAGTTATATGGAATACAATTATGATCCAACTGTTTCAGCAATTTCTGTATTGTTGATGCTACTAACAATGGGCTTAATGTTTTTAATTGAAAAAACGTTGGGACTAGCTTCCATTGCCTAA
- a CDS encoding WxL domain-containing protein, which translates to MRILILSAPKGGTFLKQKNLLTYQSLAALLLVFSLFSFDPSVSFATRSGKTPVSVELEIGGLPGDESVDDAIYPDLENPNTSFDLLFIPKEFTFETQAISGDLTAVPIRPSEGNTHTMRHFGMGDVRGALTGWHVTAEIPHMRNEAHSLLGIITFQLTGGYARYDKTLRRFFMTNTMYGLDFSEDPAAPDFPTNPIIIGNGATLMSNAGDKKGQGMWSGRMTDISLAIQTPVSQLFPGAYTGSIIWNLISGPA; encoded by the coding sequence TTGCGTATACTTATATTATCAGCACCTAAAGGAGGAACTTTCTTGAAACAAAAAAATCTACTCACTTATCAATCACTTGCAGCCTTGTTGCTAGTATTCAGTCTCTTTAGTTTTGACCCATCGGTTTCTTTTGCCACCCGTTCTGGAAAAACGCCCGTTTCAGTTGAACTAGAAATTGGAGGGCTGCCTGGTGATGAATCGGTTGACGATGCCATTTATCCTGATTTAGAAAATCCTAACACTAGTTTTGACTTGCTCTTTATTCCGAAAGAATTTACTTTTGAAACCCAAGCGATTTCTGGTGATTTAACGGCAGTTCCTATACGACCTTCTGAAGGCAATACTCATACAATGAGACACTTCGGGATGGGGGATGTTCGCGGAGCCTTAACTGGTTGGCATGTCACTGCTGAAATCCCACACATGCGAAACGAAGCTCATTCTTTACTAGGCATCATTACGTTTCAATTAACAGGCGGCTATGCTCGCTATGACAAAACGTTAAGGCGTTTCTTTATGACAAATACAATGTATGGACTGGATTTTTCAGAAGATCCTGCTGCACCCGACTTCCCGACCAACCCAATTATTATCGGTAACGGTGCCACTTTAATGAGTAACGCTGGTGATAAAAAAGGACAAGGAATGTGGAGCGGCCGCATGACCGATATTTCTCTTGCAATCCAAACCCCTGTTTCACAATTATTTCCTGGCGCATATACAGGTTCGATTATCTGGAATTTAATCTCTGGACCTGCATAA